Genomic window (Nilaparvata lugens isolate BPH chromosome 7, ASM1435652v1, whole genome shotgun sequence):
ATGActtatcaaattaatattcaaaatctGATTTTGATTGCAGAACACTCGTTGCATCATGACCCAGACTTTAAAGGTCCCAGGAGAAATAGATCTTGCACTGATATCATCTGTCTTCTGTTCTTCATTATTGCCATGGTTGCCTGGGTAATCGTAGGAAGATATGgtgagattttcaattttcattattgCACCCTAAAAGTAAACGCTAATTAATGATGTATGCACAATTCCCGTCTGTTCCTGTAAATGTTGAAGTATaaggttattattattaattaatttattgattcagtgatacacaaaacacaattcattaaaatgattgtggaagaaccaacaggcacagccaaaaACGGTTCCTTCCCCGaataattcatacaataagtcaAAAAACAGGTTTTGTTTCATTCACTTTTGAAAATGTACATTATACATTATGGTGTAAAAAGCTTTGAAAATACTAATAAGACAAATTAATGTATAAGAAAAGCTTGGAATCTCTACAGTAGCCttctaatttaaaaaatatgtgaTTAAAGGTGTTGTTAGAATTGTGGAGTTGTAATAGTTGgaacattaaataaaaacacacatatgttgtaaATTACATATGTTTATTtcgtacaggaccatggttccGTGATCACACACGTCACACTTTCAAGAtggaacaattttcaatttgaacatTGGAAGtggcaaatattatttgcaatAAACAGAATAGGTATACGATACAAAACTGTTCCACTACAtctcatattttattgaatctaCTCGAGGTAAATCGGTAAATCAGTACAGTAAAAGTAATTACCTTGGATAATGCAGTAGTTATTTGCTAAACTACTGTATTCACCATTTTTATTCAACGTTCATTTCTAAATGTGGGGATAAATAAtaccattttctcattttcaatatagGTAAAGAGTGATTAAAGTTTCTATTGATCAATAGAAGTTCATGATAACGTAGGTAATAAAGTTATGAGACGATAAAACTAGAAAGCACTGTAGTGATGTACATCAGAGATTAAATTAcgaatcaatattttattggtGAATTTGAAGCATACCGAAGAGAGTATTGTAACGCAGT
Coding sequences:
- the LOC120352464 gene encoding choline transporter-like protein 4; amino-acid sequence: MSPRVQQGHDHEHSLHHDPDFKGPRRNRSCTDIICLLFFIIAMVAWVIVGRYGEIFNFHYCTLKVNAN